From a region of the Chitinivibrionales bacterium genome:
- a CDS encoding RNA-binding transcriptional accessory protein, which produces MNISSQLIEEFGFKPSQVENTLGLFDEGATVPFIARYRKERTGGLDEIQIRDLLHKYTYYKELDERRETILESIKSQGKLTPELAKKINETLSKTELEDLYLPYKPKRQTRGTKAKDAGLEPLSEWLFNLSEAGVDIEGKAQEFLNPEKGIDTVEKAIQGACDILAENFSDDAEVRKHLRELAFDDGEIISVARKDFVDKKTKFSMYYDYREKVSTVVSHRTLAMFRGEREKVLRLELRMPRDEGVAWMEQRFIQHSGSASEALLKKTVADSFDRLLLLATETEIRKQIRGDAEEEAFKVFGENLKELLMAPPAGQKPAMGIDPGFRSGCKVVALDKTGKLLEYQAVFPNEPQNKKDEAAAIVKAMIQRHGVELIAIGNGTASRETDAFVRETIKDIPEDKRPVCVIVSEAGASVYSASETAAKEFPEYDLTVRGAVSIARRLQDPLSELVKIDPKSIGVGQYQHDVNQPKLKSSLEEVVESCVNKVGVDLNLASEELLKYVSGLNRTHAARIVEYRNEKGAYSSRKDLMSVSGVGAKCFEQAAGFLRIPGAANPLDNSSVHPERYEFVEKMASELKASIEQLIGNTQALRSIDKRQFVTDDIGLPTIDDIIAELDKPGRDPRAEFTYAVFDDKIQEISDLAPDMVLEGTVTNVANFGAFV; this is translated from the coding sequence GTGAATATTTCAAGTCAGCTTATTGAAGAATTCGGTTTCAAGCCATCTCAGGTTGAGAATACTCTTGGTCTTTTTGATGAAGGTGCGACGGTTCCCTTTATCGCCCGGTACCGGAAAGAACGTACCGGGGGGCTGGATGAAATCCAGATCCGGGATCTTCTTCATAAATACACCTATTATAAAGAGCTTGATGAGCGACGGGAGACAATTTTAGAAAGCATCAAATCGCAGGGGAAACTCACTCCCGAGCTTGCGAAAAAAATAAATGAAACGCTCAGCAAAACCGAGCTTGAAGATCTCTATCTTCCCTACAAACCAAAACGTCAGACCCGGGGAACCAAGGCAAAGGATGCCGGCCTGGAGCCTCTATCCGAATGGCTGTTTAATCTTTCGGAAGCCGGCGTTGATATTGAGGGAAAGGCTCAGGAGTTTCTGAACCCGGAGAAAGGTATCGATACAGTGGAGAAGGCCATTCAGGGCGCATGCGATATCCTTGCCGAGAATTTTTCCGATGATGCCGAAGTCCGGAAGCATCTCCGGGAGCTTGCATTCGATGATGGTGAGATTATCTCTGTGGCCCGAAAGGATTTTGTCGACAAGAAAACGAAGTTTTCCATGTACTACGATTACCGGGAAAAGGTATCGACCGTGGTGTCGCACCGGACTCTTGCCATGTTCCGGGGCGAGCGGGAGAAAGTCCTTCGCCTGGAGCTACGCATGCCCCGTGATGAGGGGGTTGCATGGATGGAGCAGCGATTCATTCAGCATTCGGGGAGTGCATCCGAAGCTTTGCTTAAAAAGACCGTTGCCGACAGTTTCGACCGTCTGCTGCTGCTGGCCACCGAGACCGAAATTCGGAAACAGATTCGGGGTGATGCCGAGGAAGAGGCGTTCAAGGTCTTTGGCGAAAATCTCAAGGAGCTGCTTATGGCCCCGCCTGCAGGGCAAAAGCCGGCCATGGGAATCGACCCCGGATTTCGAAGCGGCTGTAAAGTTGTTGCCCTCGATAAGACAGGAAAGCTTCTGGAATATCAGGCCGTTTTCCCCAATGAGCCGCAGAATAAAAAGGATGAAGCCGCTGCGATAGTAAAAGCCATGATACAGCGACATGGTGTCGAGCTGATCGCTATTGGTAACGGCACGGCAAGCAGAGAAACCGATGCTTTTGTGCGGGAAACGATCAAAGATATTCCTGAGGATAAACGGCCGGTCTGTGTCATTGTCAGTGAAGCCGGTGCGAGTGTCTACAGTGCATCCGAAACCGCGGCAAAGGAGTTTCCCGAATACGATCTCACGGTGCGGGGCGCGGTCTCGATTGCCCGGCGGCTTCAGGACCCCCTCTCGGAACTGGTGAAAATCGATCCCAAGTCGATCGGCGTAGGGCAGTATCAGCATGATGTCAATCAGCCGAAACTGAAGTCATCGCTCGAGGAGGTTGTCGAAAGTTGTGTGAACAAAGTGGGGGTAGATCTCAACCTTGCTTCAGAAGAGCTATTAAAATATGTTTCCGGTCTCAACCGGACCCATGCGGCAAGAATTGTCGAATATCGCAACGAAAAAGGGGCCTATTCATCACGAAAAGATCTTATGAGTGTGTCGGGGGTGGGCGCCAAGTGTTTCGAGCAGGCGGCCGGCTTTTTGCGCATACCCGGCGCGGCAAATCCGCTGGATAATTCATCGGTGCACCCCGAGCGGTATGAATTCGTCGAGAAAATGGCTTCCGAACTTAAAGCATCGATCGAGCAACTGATCGGCAACACGCAGGCGCTCCGGTCAATCGACAAACGGCAGTTTGTCACCGACGATATCGGTCTGCCGACAATCGACGACATTATCGCCGAGCTCGATAAGCCCGGACGGGACCCTCGTGCTGAGTTTACTTATGCGGTTTTCGACGATAAAATCCAGGAGATTTCCGATCTTGCACCCGATATGGTTCTTGAAGGCACCGTGACCAATGTGGCCAATTTCGGCGCCTTTGT
- a CDS encoding CHASE2 domain-containing protein: MEPLKKIGKSLLIGGIVGLAMTIVTSYFLSDLIDQLEYQTYYWRYKWEYKELGEQNKEKTADDEYGICIVDIDDRSMAEDKLGLYWNWDRSYHANLITTLNKKFPAAIVFDIFFGGAEDHNHAKRLQKLLVRAQEKNEDIEITQEVARSMYSVVDYDKQFIEATRDAGNVFHACVMTGKMDYKDYALSQIESKMTMERHNSLHPSSAITLPGKKREEVVSREVIEGIFPPLAQASKDIGHVNINPNVDGVKSITPLLFGFGDHDPVYLPISVRTIATLFGTPNDEIIFEPGKYLDIGKPFKITRKKEGGYHCSYPNVTIKQVKAIVDNADKILALEPENSLQITSLLKRGKTDQGDRFIEMNLLYYIPEELLQVLLNADLKEVLTLKPGEEKSLGSDVAVVRDSDVDWIITAPFGDMEWYTSTDEIKTLATVEPEDFDQIANGETALLYHTLNIFKNKEGKYSSSVPIFRGPMLKELCRTEWKTIEELAPGSRMDFGKNVRIPLTPDNKHIITFFGPKRKPFKYYSYYDILNDRVHGELEGKIFIVGSTAPAMFDLVHVPHDEQYPGMEIHASMMNSFLMNTFITRPEDWQNFLILLCVGIAIGIISFVLKPLPGAILTIVAVFAYFLTALTLFGTNHLWIDIARPVLTILLTFTAVMAYRYITEEKDRKFLQSTFKQYLSPELIDIMYKKKKMPELGGEEGVRTAYFTDIQSFSTFSEKLGSPTRLVELLNEYLSAMTDILLAHYGTLDKYEGDAIIAFYGAPMPMDDHAHQACYTALDMQDKLGELRNKWISEGDKWPKIVHEMQMRIGVNTGAITTGNMGSKVRMNYTMMGDAVNLAARLEAAAKQYGIYTMISHYTHDLIKDDFETRQLDKITVVGKSEPIVVYELMARKGELSPEMSKLHEFYTQGIDCYYRQEWDKAIDFLSQSEDLEPYKAVSSKGGSPSNMLIKRCKEFKANPPGTDWDGVYRLTSK; the protein is encoded by the coding sequence ATGGAGCCTTTGAAAAAAATCGGGAAAAGCCTTCTGATCGGCGGCATCGTCGGCCTGGCAATGACAATTGTTACCAGCTACTTTCTTTCCGATCTTATCGATCAGCTCGAATACCAGACCTATTACTGGCGGTATAAATGGGAGTATAAGGAGCTTGGTGAGCAGAATAAAGAGAAAACTGCCGATGATGAGTACGGAATATGCATCGTCGATATCGATGATCGGAGTATGGCCGAAGACAAACTGGGATTGTACTGGAACTGGGACCGTTCCTATCACGCTAATCTTATCACCACGCTCAACAAGAAATTCCCCGCCGCAATCGTCTTTGATATTTTCTTTGGAGGTGCCGAAGATCACAATCATGCAAAACGCTTGCAGAAACTTCTGGTCCGCGCGCAGGAAAAAAACGAAGATATAGAGATAACGCAGGAGGTCGCCCGTTCAATGTACAGCGTCGTGGATTATGACAAGCAGTTTATTGAAGCCACCAGAGACGCCGGGAATGTTTTTCACGCCTGTGTGATGACAGGGAAAATGGATTACAAAGACTACGCGCTGTCTCAGATAGAATCGAAAATGACTATGGAGCGCCACAATTCACTCCACCCTTCATCGGCGATTACTTTACCGGGAAAAAAGAGGGAGGAGGTCGTGAGTCGCGAAGTTATTGAAGGTATTTTTCCGCCCCTTGCTCAGGCCTCGAAAGATATCGGCCATGTCAATATCAATCCCAATGTTGACGGTGTCAAGAGTATTACCCCCCTCCTGTTCGGATTCGGTGATCACGACCCGGTTTATCTTCCGATCAGTGTCAGAACAATCGCCACACTTTTCGGCACGCCCAATGATGAAATCATTTTTGAACCGGGCAAGTACCTTGATATCGGCAAACCCTTTAAAATAACCCGGAAGAAAGAGGGCGGTTATCACTGCTCCTATCCTAATGTGACAATTAAACAGGTGAAAGCGATCGTTGATAATGCAGATAAAATTCTGGCTCTGGAGCCTGAGAACAGTTTGCAGATCACCTCTCTTCTGAAACGTGGAAAGACCGATCAGGGCGACCGGTTTATCGAAATGAATCTTCTGTATTATATCCCCGAGGAGTTGCTTCAGGTGCTTTTAAATGCAGATTTGAAAGAGGTTCTCACGCTTAAACCCGGAGAGGAAAAGTCGCTGGGATCGGATGTTGCTGTTGTGCGGGATTCCGATGTCGACTGGATAATAACCGCGCCTTTCGGTGATATGGAATGGTATACCAGCACCGATGAGATAAAGACGCTGGCCACGGTCGAGCCGGAGGATTTCGACCAGATTGCCAATGGAGAAACCGCGCTGCTCTATCATACCTTGAATATCTTTAAAAATAAAGAGGGGAAATACAGCTCGAGCGTCCCGATTTTCAGGGGGCCGATGCTTAAAGAGCTGTGCCGGACAGAATGGAAAACCATCGAAGAGCTTGCACCGGGAAGCAGGATGGATTTCGGGAAGAATGTCCGTATTCCCCTGACACCGGACAATAAGCATATCATCACCTTCTTCGGGCCCAAACGGAAACCGTTCAAATATTACAGCTATTACGATATTCTCAACGACCGGGTCCATGGTGAACTGGAAGGTAAAATTTTTATTGTCGGTTCCACTGCCCCGGCCATGTTCGACCTTGTGCATGTGCCCCATGATGAACAGTATCCGGGGATGGAAATTCATGCATCGATGATGAATTCCTTTTTGATGAACACCTTTATTACCCGCCCTGAAGACTGGCAGAATTTTCTGATTCTGCTCTGCGTCGGCATTGCGATCGGTATTATCAGTTTCGTGCTCAAGCCACTGCCGGGTGCCATTCTCACCATTGTTGCGGTCTTTGCCTATTTTCTGACTGCCCTGACACTTTTCGGCACAAACCATCTCTGGATCGATATCGCCCGTCCGGTGCTGACAATCCTTCTGACATTTACCGCAGTGATGGCATATCGGTATATTACCGAAGAAAAGGACCGGAAATTTCTCCAGTCGACATTCAAACAGTATCTCTCTCCCGAACTGATCGATATCATGTATAAAAAAAAGAAGATGCCGGAGCTTGGCGGAGAAGAGGGAGTGCGGACCGCCTACTTTACCGATATCCAGAGTTTTTCGACCTTTTCCGAGAAACTCGGATCGCCGACCCGGCTGGTAGAGCTGCTCAATGAGTATCTGTCGGCCATGACCGACATCCTCCTTGCCCATTACGGAACACTTGACAAGTATGAGGGCGACGCCATTATTGCCTTTTACGGCGCGCCCATGCCCATGGATGACCATGCGCACCAGGCATGCTATACAGCACTTGACATGCAGGACAAGCTCGGGGAGCTCCGCAACAAGTGGATCTCCGAAGGCGATAAGTGGCCGAAAATCGTTCATGAGATGCAGATGCGTATCGGGGTCAATACCGGCGCGATCACCACCGGAAATATGGGATCAAAAGTACGCATGAATTATACTATGATGGGAGACGCTGTGAATCTGGCTGCCCGGCTGGAAGCCGCGGCAAAGCAGTATGGTATCTATACGATGATCAGCCATTACACCCACGACCTTATCAAGGATGATTTCGAAACGAGACAGCTTGATAAAATAACAGTTGTGGGGAAATCCGAGCCTATTGTAGTTTATGAACTGATGGCCCGCAAAGGGGAGTTGAGCCCTGAAATGAGCAAACTCCACGAGTTCTATACGCAGGGTATCGATTGTTACTACCGGCAGGAGTGGGACAAAGCTATAGATTTTCTCTCGCAATCAGAAGATTTAGAGCCCTACAAGGCTGTTTCGTCAAAAGGCGGATCGCCCAGCAATATGCTGATCAAGCGATGTAAAGAATTTAAAGCCAATCCTCCGGGAACAGACTGGGACGGTGTGTATCGATTGACCTCTAAATAA
- the map gene encoding type I methionyl aminopeptidase: MIKRNDPCWCGSRKKYKKCHMQADQEAHHAQSRRPGTKFTKAPDEIAGMRKAGEFNGILMDYIRPFIKDGISTEELDRLVHDYTLKHGHRPATLNYHGYPKSICTSINNVVCHGIPSENEILKNGDIVNLDLTTIVDGFYGDSSETFIIGAVSSQARRLVEVTVEALSRGIDAARAGNHLKEIANAIEPWVISQGCSVVQQYTGHGIGKKFHENFSVYHHRARDCDDVVLAPGMTLTIEPMINLGGYEVITDQVDKWTVRTKDNSLSAQFEHTILVTEKDPEILTLTPSQKRAGQIVIL, translated from the coding sequence GTGATAAAACGTAACGATCCCTGCTGGTGCGGAAGCCGCAAAAAATATAAGAAATGCCATATGCAGGCCGACCAGGAGGCACACCATGCACAAAGCCGCAGGCCGGGTACTAAATTCACAAAAGCACCCGATGAAATTGCCGGAATGCGCAAGGCCGGTGAATTCAACGGCATCTTAATGGATTATATCCGCCCCTTTATTAAAGATGGTATATCCACCGAAGAACTCGACAGGCTGGTCCACGACTACACGCTCAAACACGGCCACCGACCGGCAACGCTCAACTATCATGGATATCCCAAGTCGATCTGTACGTCAATCAATAATGTGGTGTGTCACGGGATCCCCTCGGAAAATGAAATCCTTAAAAACGGGGACATTGTGAATCTCGATCTGACTACCATTGTCGATGGATTCTATGGGGATTCTTCGGAAACATTTATAATCGGCGCTGTTTCATCCCAGGCCCGCCGACTGGTCGAGGTTACGGTTGAAGCCTTAAGCCGGGGAATCGATGCCGCCCGGGCGGGGAATCATCTCAAAGAAATTGCCAATGCGATCGAGCCCTGGGTCATTTCGCAGGGATGTTCCGTGGTGCAGCAGTATACCGGCCACGGTATCGGTAAAAAGTTTCATGAGAACTTCTCGGTCTACCATCACCGGGCCCGAGACTGCGATGATGTGGTTCTGGCGCCGGGCATGACCCTGACTATCGAACCCATGATCAATCTGGGTGGGTATGAAGTCATTACCGATCAGGTCGATAAATGGACTGTCCGCACCAAAGACAACTCCCTATCGGCCCAATTCGAACATACCATTCTGGTTACCGAAAAGGATCCGGAAATTTTGACTTTAACCCCCTCGCAGAAACGGGCGGGGCAAATCGTAATACTATAA
- the hflX gene encoding GTPase HflX, translating to MFNTNIPSPPEKVILAGLQTPSRDPVLFNADLQEMQMLCSTAGATVIDMIVQKREKPDPATYMGKGKLKEIARAMKAGECKTFVIDAELSLGQVRNIEKTIKGKVIDRAQLILDIFAQHARTNEARIQVELAQMYTLYPRLTHAWTHFSQQVGGIGTRGPGEKQLEVDRRLVQNKINDLKKKLAKIERSRHTQRKSRRDIFKISLVGYTNVGKSSLLNALCGSELLVENKLFATLDTATRRTFIQGIGNVVISDTVGFLRKLPHHLVASFKSTLEVVRDADLLVIVMDASCEWNDHQLKTVNEVLDELGAHDIPRIQVMNKMDLVTDPFVRKKLEIAYPDALFVSAFHSEDIAALKEDIKEHIVEHNKAKSMAEIIKRKSRDLVTH from the coding sequence ATGTTCAATACAAATATTCCTTCACCACCCGAAAAAGTAATCCTCGCCGGTCTTCAAACACCAAGCAGAGATCCGGTATTATTTAACGCCGATCTGCAAGAGATGCAGATGCTCTGTTCGACAGCCGGTGCAACGGTAATCGACATGATTGTTCAGAAACGGGAAAAGCCCGATCCTGCCACCTATATGGGCAAGGGGAAATTAAAAGAAATCGCCCGGGCCATGAAAGCGGGCGAGTGCAAGACCTTTGTTATCGATGCCGAGTTGTCACTGGGGCAAGTTCGTAATATCGAAAAAACGATCAAAGGAAAAGTGATCGATCGGGCCCAGTTGATTCTGGATATCTTTGCCCAGCATGCCCGGACCAACGAAGCACGCATTCAGGTGGAGCTTGCACAGATGTACACGCTTTATCCCCGTCTGACTCATGCATGGACCCACTTTTCGCAGCAGGTCGGCGGTATTGGTACCCGTGGTCCCGGCGAGAAACAGCTCGAAGTAGACCGGCGGCTGGTACAGAATAAAATCAACGATCTGAAAAAAAAGCTGGCAAAAATCGAACGCTCCCGTCATACCCAGCGCAAGTCCCGTCGAGACATTTTCAAGATATCACTGGTGGGTTATACCAATGTGGGAAAATCTTCCCTGCTCAACGCACTCTGCGGTTCGGAACTTCTGGTCGAAAACAAGCTTTTCGCTACCTTGGATACCGCAACCAGGCGGACCTTTATTCAAGGTATCGGCAATGTGGTAATCTCCGACACGGTCGGTTTTCTCCGCAAGCTGCCCCATCACCTGGTCGCATCCTTCAAGAGTACTCTGGAGGTTGTCAGAGATGCCGATCTTTTAGTGATTGTCATGGATGCATCTTGTGAATGGAACGACCATCAGCTCAAGACGGTCAATGAGGTCCTCGATGAACTCGGGGCTCACGATATACCGCGTATACAGGTAATGAATAAGATGGATCTGGTCACCGATCCCTTTGTGCGGAAAAAACTTGAAATCGCCTATCCCGATGCTCTCTTTGTGTCAGCCTTTCATTCCGAAGACATTGCAGCACTCAAAGAGGACATAAAAGAACATATTGTCGAGCATAATAAAGCCAAATCGATGGCCGAGATTATCAAGCGGAAGAGCCGGGACCTGGTCACCCACTAA
- a CDS encoding DUF58 domain-containing protein has product MNSPSITFLKPEHLAPVRSLTLRAKHIVEGMIAGLHKSPYHGFSAEFSEYRPYRPGESTRKIDWRKYAKTDRSVVRLYEDETNLFAHILLDKSGSMALRSHDGFSKFDYARTLAASLAWILIRQRDAAGLAAFDDEIRFFIGPKSTNRQLNTMLGYLQNMTPEKQTGCGFAINHIAQRLHKRGLTVVISDLFDDPDSIIHGLKHLRYKRQDVILFWILDPLELGFSHDGPLKIHDIETGEEVTLDARTAREYFAGGFAEHRARIESACKELAIDCEIISTKQPFQKALLAAMEKRRRLF; this is encoded by the coding sequence ATGAATTCCCCTTCGATCACATTTCTCAAACCGGAGCATCTTGCGCCTGTCAGGAGCCTTACCCTTCGGGCAAAACACATTGTCGAGGGCATGATCGCGGGGCTGCATAAGAGTCCTTACCATGGTTTCTCGGCCGAATTTTCTGAATACCGCCCCTATCGACCAGGTGAATCGACCAGGAAGATCGACTGGCGCAAGTATGCCAAAACCGACCGGAGTGTGGTGCGGCTCTACGAAGATGAAACCAATCTCTTTGCCCACATACTCCTTGACAAGAGTGGTTCGATGGCCCTCCGGTCCCACGATGGGTTTTCGAAATTCGACTATGCCCGCACCCTGGCGGCATCCCTTGCATGGATCCTGATCCGTCAGAGAGATGCTGCCGGCCTCGCGGCTTTCGATGATGAAATCCGGTTCTTTATCGGCCCGAAATCAACCAACCGGCAACTCAATACCATGCTCGGATATCTCCAGAACATGACTCCCGAAAAACAGACCGGGTGCGGGTTTGCGATCAACCATATCGCCCAACGTCTTCATAAACGGGGACTCACGGTTGTTATTTCGGATCTTTTCGACGATCCCGACAGCATTATCCACGGCCTGAAACATCTTCGGTACAAACGGCAGGATGTCATCCTTTTCTGGATACTCGACCCTTTGGAACTTGGATTCAGCCATGATGGTCCGTTAAAGATCCATGATATCGAAACCGGTGAAGAAGTCACTCTGGATGCCCGGACTGCCCGGGAGTATTTCGCCGGAGGATTTGCAGAACACCGTGCCCGCATCGAATCAGCCTGTAAAGAGCTGGCGATCGATTGCGAAATCATCTCGACTAAGCAGCCCTTTCAAAAAGCACTCCTTGCGGCTATGGAAAAACGAAGGCGATTGTTTTAA